Genomic segment of Synechococcus sp. A18-25c:
GCCTTGCACACACCAACCGACCGGGTTCCGGCTGGGCGATCGCCAACGGTGTGATCACTTTCGTTCTGGGTTTGCTGATCGTGACCTTGAAGTTCTGGGGTCTGCTGTGGGTGCTCGGAACACTGGTAGGAATCAGTTTCCTGTTCAGCGGCCTCGAACTCATGATCTTCAGCTCAACCCTGCATGACGATCAGGATCCTCCAGCTGTGGCCTGATGGACCAACGCTCAGGGGAACTCAGGCAAAACCCATATGCCTGGGTTGCGAATTCACTCCGACGCCGGGGATTCCTCGAGGGGCAGGAGTGTGATCGTGCCTGAATCTTTGTTCAATTCAATCTTGAACTCCTGGCCAGGCACGAGGTCAAGTCGTCGCGTGTAAGCATGACCGATCAGTAGGTTGCCGTTGCCGTGAACGCGCGTGCGGAAATCGGCCTGACGTCCCCTTGGGCCGCCGCTGCCATTGCCGCTGCTGGAGGGCAGCTTGTAGCCCTTGGCTTCAACGAGCGCGCGGTAAAAGCTTTTGCGCAACAGCCGGCCACTGGGTCCGACGTAGCCGCAGCCACGGGCAATTTCGTCCTCAGGTCGGTTGCTGAGGGCCCGGGCCTTGTTCAGTAATTCCTCTCCAACCAGCATCTTTATCGGAAAAGACACATCAATTCTGGCTTCAGAGTGCAATCTGGGCAAGGAATCCATGGGGATTCCCTGCACAAAGCAAAGACGGTCTGTTTCAGATCAGGTAGAGAATCACGAACAGAATCACCCAGATGCCATCCACGAAGTGCCAATAGAGCTCGGCGGCTTCGAGGGGGAAATGATTGCTGGCGCTGATGCGTCCTGATGGGCTGCGGCATTGCCACCACACAATCAGGATCATCAAGGTCCCAAGGGTGACATGCAACCCATGAAATCCAGTCAGGGCATAAAAAGTGCTGGCGAAGAGATTGTCAGTGAGACCAAACGGCAAGGTGAAGTACTCCACCATCTGACTGGCCAGGAAGGCCAGGCCAAGGCCCGCTGTGAGCAGGAGCCAGAAACGGCATCGATCGTTTTCCTGTTGGCGCAGATTCGCTCCAGCGCGATGAAATGTGGCACTGCTCACCAGCAGGAGGATGGTGTTGAGGGTGGGCAGCGGCAGTTCAAGTTCGTAAATTGCACCTGGCAGGAGTGGATTGACCGCTTTGAAGGTGAGATAAGCGGCGAAGAATCCGGCGAAGGTCATGGCATCAGCCACCAGAAAGGTGGCCAGTCCGAACATGCGGTGATCGGGATGCTCCGCTGCATGCGGATCGTGATTGGTCAGGTCGTGATCCTGGGTGGTGATGGTCATTGGCCGCTGCTCCAGAGATCACTGCCGCTGGCAGAATTGAGGTCAATTTCATCGGCGGGAACCCCATAGCCATAGGGATGGGTCACCAGGGGCGGTTCGCCGGTCCAGTTCTCCACTGGTGGCGGTGAGGACGTCAGCCATTCCGGTGTGAGCGCTTTCCAGGGGTTATCCCCTGCGGGTGCTCCGGAGAACGCGCTGGCCACCACATTCCAGAGGAAAGGAAGCGTGCTGATGGCCATCAATAGGGCTCCCACGCTGCTGATCTGATTCACCAGAGCAAATTGAGGGTCGTATTCCGCCACGCGTCGGGGCATGCCATTAAGGCCAAGCCAGTGTTGAGGCGCGAAGCAGAGGTTGAAGCCGATGAACGTGATCAGGAAGTGAAAACGCCCCAGATGCTCGTTGAGCATGCGGCCAGTCACTTTGGGGTACCAGTGATAGATGGAGGCGAAGATCACAAACACCGATCCCCCATAGACGATGTAGTGAAAGTGGGCAACCACGAAGTAGGTGTCGTGGACATGCACATCGAAGGGCACTTGCGCCAGGGCGACGCCGGTGATGCCCCCCAAGACGAAATTCACGATGAATCCGCAGGAGAACAAAACAGCACTGTTCAGGCTGATCCGCCCGCCCCAGAGGGTGGCTAGCCAATTGAAGAATTTGATGCCCGTCGGTACGGCGATGAAGGCCGTAGCGATCGTGAAGAACAGGCGCATCCAGGGAGGAGTACCGCTGGTGAACATGTGGTGCGCCCAAACCACAAGGCCCAGCACCACAATCGCCATGATCGAATACACCATCGTCGCGTAACCGAACAAAGGTTTTCGGCAATGCACCGGCAGGATTTCACTGACGAGCCCGAAAGCCGGCAGCACCATGATGTAGACGGCAGGGTGTGAGTAGAACCAGAAAAGATGCTGATACACCACCACATTGCCCCCCAATCCAGGATTGAAAAATCCGGTGTGGGCCACGATGTCGAAGCTCAACATGATCAATGTGCCAGCCAGCACGGGCGTGGAGAGCACGACGAGAATGCTGGTGCCGAGCATGGCCCAGCAGTACATCGGCAACTGCATCAGTTTCAAACCGGGTCGGCGCAGTTTGAGAATGGTGGCGATGAAATTGATGCCTCCGAAAATGGAGCTTCCACCTAGTAGAAGCACACTCAAGATCCAGATGATTTGCCCAGTGGCCGGTGTGGTGATGCTGAGGGGGGGATAGGCCGTCCAACCCGATTGCGCCGCACCGGTGATGAAATAGCTGCTGATCAGCATCAGCCCTGCCGGAGGAATCAGCCAGAAGGCGACGGCATTCAGCCTGGGATAAGCCATGTCCCTCGCGCCGACGTAGAAGGGAATCAGATAGTTACCAAAGGCGCCATTCACCACCGGCACAATCCATAGAAAAATCATCACCGTGCCGTGCAAGGTGAGAATCTGGTTGTAGACATCTCTCGGCATGAAGTCCGAGATGGGGCTGAGCAGCTCAGTGCGAATGGCGCCGGCCATCGCCCCGCCGATCAGATAAAAAGCGAAGCCGCACACCAGGTACTGGAGGCCGATCACCTTGTGATCGACGCTGAAGCTGAAATAGCGCAGCCATCCACTGGGTTGCAGTGACGCTGACGACGGTGTGGATGGTGGGGGTGCGGTGATGGTCATGCTTCAGAAGGGGTGGTCTTGCTGTTGGCCTGCAGCCAGGTCTCGAAGTCATCGGCGCTGTCCACCACGACAGAGGAGCGCATGCCGCCGTGATAAGGCCCACAGAGCTCTGCGCAAACGATCGAATAAGTGCCAGGTCGGGTGGGTGTGAAGTCGAGAACCGTCGGTTGCCCAGGGATAACGTCCTGTTTCAGCCGGAACTCAGGGATCCAGAACGCATGGATCACATCCTTCGCTTCCATTGTCAGTGAGACAGGGCGATCGGCTGGGACGTGCAGCTCCCCGGAAATGAAGTCGCCTTCCGGGTAGTGGAACAGGAAAGCGAACTGCATCGCCGTGACCTCGATGGGAAACGGTGCGATGGCCGACGCCTTGGCCGTTTGGGAATCCTGTGTAGAGCCAATGCCTCCCCAGATCCGTTGCTCCGTCGCGCTGGCAGTCGCACTGACGGCTCCATGGTTGCCATGGCCAAGGGGAACCATGCCGCCCATGCGTTCGTAGATGTCGTAGCTGTAGAGCCCGACAAACAGAACAACGATCGCGGGAACTGCCGTCCAGAACACCTCGAGCGGCAGATTGCCTTCCAGGGCGATGCCATCACCGAGTTGGCCAGGACGTCTCCGGAAACGCACCAGACTGAACACAATCAACCCAACGATTCCGACGAAGAGAATCGTGCCAATGCTGAACAAAACACGAAATAACTCGTCGTAGATGGGCGCATTCACGCTTGCATCCACCGGCAAAAGATTCACGTTCTGGCCAATCCAAAGCCCCCCGAGAACGAGGAGCATTCCTAGGACAAGCGTGAGGATGGCTGAAGGAATAGGCACCCGAACTTTGATGGGGGCAACTTCAGGCTATGGAGGTTGGTTTCAATCACCACCTACTGATTGTTAAACCAGCCTGAAAATCTCTCGGCCTGGCTGACTTTCTCGAGGTTTGTGTCAGCAAAGTCGCATCACTCTCCTGATTCTGTTGTTGCAGTCGTGCACACATCGTGCCGTTTTGATTGAGATCGCTACGTTCCGTTGATCACCACTCCATGGAGGAGTCGACGTTGACTGCATCGTCTCTTGCTCCGATCCGTCGACGTTTGGCCCAGCTGGCTGCGCATCTGGTGGTGGCCTTGGTGGCCTTAGTGGTGATCGGTGGCGCGACCCGCGTCATGGAGGCTGGTCTGGCGTGTCCGGATTGGCCGTTGTGTTACGGCACGCTGCTGCCAGGGCGTCAGATGAACCTCCAGGTTTTCTTGGAATGGTTTCACCGACTGGATGCCTTCGTGGTGGGGGTTGCACTCATGGTGCAGCTCGGTGCTGTGTGGTGGTGCCGCCGAGATCTGCCGAGATGGTTGCTGCCCATCAGCGCTTCCCTGGTGCTGATGGTCGCCCTGCAAGGAGGGCTGGGGGCTCTCACGGTTCTGCAGCTTCTTCCTTCCGCGGTGGTGACCGCTCACCTGGCTCTGGCACTAACGCTCGTCGTCACCGTCAGTGCACTCACACAGGTGCTTCTCGCCGACGCTTCGACCACGGCCGCTCCGCGCTGGTGGGTGCTGCTCGGATCCTTCAGTGTTTTGGCAGTGTGCGGGCAAAGCCTCCTCGGCGCCCGCATGGCTACGACCTGGGCGTCCCAGCGTTGCCTGGAGGCCGGAGCCTCCTGTCATTGGTTGCACTGGCATCGGATGGCCGCCACTCCCGCGGCTCTTTCGGTGCTCGTTTTCGTCCTCGTAGCGCTGTTCAGCGGGCGTTGGGGTCGCAGCCAGTGGCCGCTTCTGTGCACAGCCCTCCTGCTTGTGGGCACCCAGATCGCCCTTGGCGTCAGCACGTTGCGGCTGGGTTTGTCCCAGCCCGCTCTCACCGTTGGTCATCAGTTGGTGGCTTGCCTGCTGGTGGCCGTGCTGGCGGCGCTCACGTTTCGGCGTCAGCCTCCCGCCAGCGATGCGCTGATCGCCCTTCCCGATTCTTCCGCTTTGGAGGCCTGTCATGGCTAGTGCCACTCCGACCGCAGCTGCAGCTCCTCTCACCCGGGACCAGGTGGTCCCCTCCCGTCGCCGCATCAAGCTGCCTCCATGGTTGGAGGTGGCCAAACCAAGGCTGATTCCTTTGCTTCTGGCCACCACTCTTGGTGGGATGGCGCTGTCGGAAGGCTGGCCTCTGTCGTCGCCACGACTGGCCTGCACCCTTGGAGGTGGAGCCTTGGCCTCCGCTGCGGCAGGTGTTCTCAACTGCCTCTGGGAACAAGAGCTGGATGGTCGGATGCAGCGAACTAGTGGTCGTGCTCTCCCATCAGGACGGCTCTCCCCGACCGCCGCTTTCGCAGGTGCCGTGTCCTGCACCCTTGCCGCGGCGACGTTGCTGGTCAGCGGTGTGAACTGCCTGGCGGCCGGGTTGTCCCTGCTCGGTCTGTGCAGCTACGTACTTCTCTACACGGCGCTTCTCAAGCCCAGAACCACTCAAAACATCGTGATCGGCGGAGTGGCTGGGGCGATTCCGCCGCTGGTGGGTGCTGCGGCCGCCACCGGTCATGTGGGCCTGAGCGGCTGGTGGCTCTTCGCGTTAGTGATGGTCTGGACCCCTGCCCACTTCTGGGCCCTAGCTCTGTTGCTTCGCGACGACTATCGCGCCGTTGGAATTCCCATGTTGCCGGTGGTCAAAGGCCCCATTGTGACTGCCCGTGCTATCCGCCGTTACGGCTGGGCGACGGCTCTGCTCAGTTTGCTCGGTGTTGTCGCGTTGCCAGAAGGTGGTGTGCTCTACGGCTTGCTGGTAATTCCCTTCAACGGGCGCTTGCTTCAGATGGTGGAGCATCTCGCCCAGGACCCCAGCAGTTCCGAACGCGCCAAAGGGTTGTTCCGCTGGTCGATTCTTTACCTCTTCGGTATTTGTCTGCTGCTGATCCTCAGCCGTCAATCGGATGCAGCACTTTTGGACGCGCAGGTGAGGGGATGGATGCTGATGCTGACGGGCGGGTTCTCAGGGACATCTGCCTAGATTTTGCGAGTTCGTTTCTGTCGGTAGATGTCTCTGCTGGAGCTGGACCAACTGGAAAAGTCCTACGGGTCCGTTGAGGCTCTGAAGGGACTCAGTTTGTCTGTTCCTTCCGGTTGCCTGTACGGCTTACTCGGCCCGAATGGTGCCGGAAAGACAACGGCCCTGCGCATCCTGGCCACCTTGCTTGCCCCTGATCGCGGCACCGTGACGGTTGGAGGCGTCAATGCCTTGGAGAACCCGCGTGTTGTCCGCCAGCTCATGGGATTCGTGGCTCAGGAGGTGGCGATCGACAAGATTCTGACTGGACGTGAGCTCCTGGCTTTGCAAGGCGATTTGTACCACCTACGTCGCGCCGAGCGGAACCAAAGGATCGAGACCCTCATCGACCGCCTGTCGATGAACGAATGGATTGATCGCCGCTGTGGCACCTACTCAGGCGGGATGCGTCGTCGGCTGGATCTGGCTGCCGGACTCCTGCACGAGCCTCGATTGCTCGTTCTGGATGAACCCACGGTGGGGCTCGATATTGAAAGTCGTGCCGTGATCTGGGAAGTGCTTCGTGATCTTCGAGATCAGGGAACGACAGTGTTGCTTAGCAGTCATTACCTCGAGGAGGTGGAGGCCCTGGCCGACCGCATGGCGATCATCGATGCCGGTCGCGTGATCGCCGAAGGCTCACCCGACGGCCTCAAGCAAGACCTGGGCGGCGACAGGGTGACCTTGCGAGTGCGTGAATTCAGCGATCAACCGGAGGCCGAGAAGGTGCGCCATCTACTGGAGGGCTTGGACGGCGTCAGGCGGATTGTGGTCAACCGCGCCCAGGGCTACTCGCTCAACCTCGTGGTGGATGGCGAGCACGTGCTGTCAGTACTCAAAACGCAGCTCGCCAGTGCTGATCTCGAGGTGTTCTCCCTGTCCCAGAGCCGTCCAAGCCTCGATGATGTCTACCTGCAAGCGACGGGTCGCACCCTGATGGATGCTGAGCTGGCCGTTGCGGGTCAACGCGATCCCAAGCTCGAGCGTCGTCAGTCGATGCGTTGAAGCACAACCCTCTGTTGTTCCCGTTTTTGTCTTCTTCATGACCAGTCCAGTCATCGGTGCTCCATCCGCCCAACCCGTCGACCGCTCAGCTTTGTCCGAGTTGGCGCAGGAGACGTCTGCACTGACGCGCCGGTTGTTCCTTCAGTTGCAGCGTCGCCCGTCAACGCTGGTGGCGGGAGTTCTCCAACCGTTGATCTGGTTGGTGTTGTTCGGTGCACTGTTTTCGCGCGCTCCAGAGGGATTGCTTCCCGGTGGCATGAGCTATGGGCGCTTCCTTGGGGCTGGCGTGATTGTGTTTACGGCCTTCAGCGGGGCTCTCAATGCAGGGTTGCCGGTGATGTTCGACCGGGAGTTCGGCTTCCTGAACCGACTGCTGGTGGCTCCTCTGCGCAGTCGAAGCTCGATTGTGCTGGCGTCGGTCATTTTCATCACCACCCTCAGCCTGGTTCAGAGCCTGGCGATCATGCTGATGGCCGCGCTGCTGGGTTACGGCTGGCCTGGAGCTGCGGGTCTGCTGCTGGTGATCATCACCTTGCTGTTGCTGGTATTCGCGGTGACGGCACTCAGCCTCGGCCTTGCGTTTGCGTTGCCTGGTCACATTGAATTGCTTGCGGTGATCTTCGTGGCCAATCTGCCGCTGCTGTTCGCCAGCACTGCGTTGGCACCCCTCAGCTTCATGCCCCCCTGGCTGGGCTGGCTTGCAGCGCTGAATCCCCTTACCTTCGCGATTGAACCCATCCGCGCCGCCTATGCAGGTCCATTGGATCTGTCGTCGGTTCTTTTGGAAGCCCCTTACGGTCCGGTCACCGGAACCACCTGTCTGCTGGTCCTGACGCTGTTAACTGCTGCGTTGTTCCTGCTGATTCGCCCTCTGCTCAATCGCAAACTCGCCTGATCCCGTGACTCAGTCTCCGTACCAGCATCAGGATCCACGCCGGATCGACCTGCAGCGTCTGATCGATCAGGCGCAACGGGATGGCGATGCGCAACGTCTGGCGCGTCTCGAGCTGCAGTGGGTCCATCGCTTTGGGGTGGATTCGCTACCGCAGAGCACCACGCTTGAACGCATCGATGATGCCGCTGTTCATCCCGACGTGTCTCCAGCCTTGATGAAAGAAAGCTCCGCTGAGGCGATCGCCGCCGTTGAGCTGGCTTCCTCTGAGACAGCCACCTCAGAGACAGCCACCTCTGAGACAGCCCCGCCCGACCTAGCCACGCAGACCCCAGCCGCTACCACGGATTCGGACACGGCTGATTTAAAGGCAGTTCCTGCTCCCGAAGAGCAGCGCGTTGACTCGACGGCCAGTCCCTGGTCAGCGCTGGAGCCAGAGCCAGAGCTGGAGACAGAGCCAGAGCCAGCACTGCAGGCCGATCAAGAGCAGCCGACGACTTCGGACTCAGGGTTCAGTCGTTTCACTGCGCTCTTGAAGGATTGTCTTGATGATGTGGGACGGGTCGTT
This window contains:
- a CDS encoding heme A synthase, with product MEESTLTASSLAPIRRRLAQLAAHLVVALVALVVIGGATRVMEAGLACPDWPLCYGTLLPGRQMNLQVFLEWFHRLDAFVVGVALMVQLGAVWWCRRDLPRWLLPISASLVLMVALQGGLGALTVLQLLPSAVVTAHLALALTLVVTVSALTQVLLADASTTAAPRWWVLLGSFSVLAVCGQSLLGARMATTWASQRCLEAGASCHWLHWHRMAATPAALSVLVFVLVALFSGRWGRSQWPLLCTALLLVGTQIALGVSTLRLGLSQPALTVGHQLVACLLVAVLAALTFRRQPPASDALIALPDSSALEACHG
- a CDS encoding cytochrome c oxidase subunit II, translating into MPIPSAILTLVLGMLLVLGGLWIGQNVNLLPVDASVNAPIYDELFRVLFSIGTILFVGIVGLIVFSLVRFRRRPGQLGDGIALEGNLPLEVFWTAVPAIVVLFVGLYSYDIYERMGGMVPLGHGNHGAVSATASATEQRIWGGIGSTQDSQTAKASAIAPFPIEVTAMQFAFLFHYPEGDFISGELHVPADRPVSLTMEAKDVIHAFWIPEFRLKQDVIPGQPTVLDFTPTRPGTYSIVCAELCGPYHGGMRSSVVVDSADDFETWLQANSKTTPSEA
- a CDS encoding ABC transporter permease, giving the protein MTSPVIGAPSAQPVDRSALSELAQETSALTRRLFLQLQRRPSTLVAGVLQPLIWLVLFGALFSRAPEGLLPGGMSYGRFLGAGVIVFTAFSGALNAGLPVMFDREFGFLNRLLVAPLRSRSSIVLASVIFITTLSLVQSLAIMLMAALLGYGWPGAAGLLLVIITLLLLVFAVTALSLGLAFALPGHIELLAVIFVANLPLLFASTALAPLSFMPPWLGWLAALNPLTFAIEPIRAAYAGPLDLSSVLLEAPYGPVTGTTCLLVLTLLTAALFLLIRPLLNRKLA
- a CDS encoding cytochrome c oxidase subunit 3, which encodes MTITTQDHDLTNHDPHAAEHPDHRMFGLATFLVADAMTFAGFFAAYLTFKAVNPLLPGAIYELELPLPTLNTILLLVSSATFHRAGANLRQQENDRCRFWLLLTAGLGLAFLASQMVEYFTLPFGLTDNLFASTFYALTGFHGLHVTLGTLMILIVWWQCRSPSGRISASNHFPLEAAELYWHFVDGIWVILFVILYLI
- a CDS encoding AbrB family transcriptional regulator; translation: MLVGEELLNKARALSNRPEDEIARGCGYVGPSGRLLRKSFYRALVEAKGYKLPSSSGNGSGGPRGRQADFRTRVHGNGNLLIGHAYTRRLDLVPGQEFKIELNKDSGTITLLPLEESPASE
- the ctaD gene encoding cytochrome c oxidase subunit I; its protein translation is MTITAPPPSTPSSASLQPSGWLRYFSFSVDHKVIGLQYLVCGFAFYLIGGAMAGAIRTELLSPISDFMPRDVYNQILTLHGTVMIFLWIVPVVNGAFGNYLIPFYVGARDMAYPRLNAVAFWLIPPAGLMLISSYFITGAAQSGWTAYPPLSITTPATGQIIWILSVLLLGGSSIFGGINFIATILKLRRPGLKLMQLPMYCWAMLGTSILVVLSTPVLAGTLIMLSFDIVAHTGFFNPGLGGNVVVYQHLFWFYSHPAVYIMVLPAFGLVSEILPVHCRKPLFGYATMVYSIMAIVVLGLVVWAHHMFTSGTPPWMRLFFTIATAFIAVPTGIKFFNWLATLWGGRISLNSAVLFSCGFIVNFVLGGITGVALAQVPFDVHVHDTYFVVAHFHYIVYGGSVFVIFASIYHWYPKVTGRMLNEHLGRFHFLITFIGFNLCFAPQHWLGLNGMPRRVAEYDPQFALVNQISSVGALLMAISTLPFLWNVVASAFSGAPAGDNPWKALTPEWLTSSPPPVENWTGEPPLVTHPYGYGVPADEIDLNSASGSDLWSSGQ
- a CDS encoding heme o synthase — protein: MASATPTAAAAPLTRDQVVPSRRRIKLPPWLEVAKPRLIPLLLATTLGGMALSEGWPLSSPRLACTLGGGALASAAAGVLNCLWEQELDGRMQRTSGRALPSGRLSPTAAFAGAVSCTLAAATLLVSGVNCLAAGLSLLGLCSYVLLYTALLKPRTTQNIVIGGVAGAIPPLVGAAAATGHVGLSGWWLFALVMVWTPAHFWALALLLRDDYRAVGIPMLPVVKGPIVTARAIRRYGWATALLSLLGVVALPEGGVLYGLLVIPFNGRLLQMVEHLAQDPSSSERAKGLFRWSILYLFGICLLLILSRQSDAALLDAQVRGWMLMLTGGFSGTSA
- a CDS encoding ATP-binding cassette domain-containing protein, producing the protein MSLLELDQLEKSYGSVEALKGLSLSVPSGCLYGLLGPNGAGKTTALRILATLLAPDRGTVTVGGVNALENPRVVRQLMGFVAQEVAIDKILTGRELLALQGDLYHLRRAERNQRIETLIDRLSMNEWIDRRCGTYSGGMRRRLDLAAGLLHEPRLLVLDEPTVGLDIESRAVIWEVLRDLRDQGTTVLLSSHYLEEVEALADRMAIIDAGRVIAEGSPDGLKQDLGGDRVTLRVREFSDQPEAEKVRHLLEGLDGVRRIVVNRAQGYSLNLVVDGEHVLSVLKTQLASADLEVFSLSQSRPSLDDVYLQATGRTLMDAELAVAGQRDPKLERRQSMR